The Deltaproteobacteria bacterium genome has a window encoding:
- the thpR gene encoding RNA 2',3'-cyclic phosphodiesterase yields MLRAFFAIGIGGEARREAARLVECLRADPGCAAVRWSRPEGFHVTLRFLGPTPAARVPALVEAVRGEVAGSAPFALALGAVGAFPDERRPRVVFVAVEPGAPVAALAAAVERGVVAAGFAPEPRPFHPHLTLGRVRDPRRRVRLPAATRPAPAPFPVESLVLFRSQPSPAGSLYTPLAQIALGGVASP; encoded by the coding sequence GTGCTGCGGGCCTTCTTCGCGATCGGGATCGGCGGCGAGGCGCGGCGCGAGGCGGCCCGGCTCGTCGAGTGCCTGCGGGCGGACCCGGGCTGTGCGGCCGTGCGCTGGAGCCGGCCGGAGGGCTTCCACGTGACGCTCCGCTTCCTCGGCCCGACGCCCGCGGCGCGCGTGCCCGCGCTGGTCGAGGCGGTGCGCGGCGAGGTGGCGGGGTCGGCCCCGTTCGCGCTCGCGCTGGGCGCCGTCGGCGCCTTCCCGGACGAGCGCCGCCCGCGCGTCGTCTTCGTGGCGGTCGAGCCGGGCGCGCCGGTCGCGGCGCTGGCCGCCGCCGTCGAGCGCGGCGTCGTCGCGGCCGGCTTCGCGCCCGAGCCGCGGCCCTTCCATCCCCATCTCACGCTCGGGCGCGTCCGCGATCCGCGCCGCCGCGTCCGCCTGCCCGCCGCCACGCGCCCCGCGCCGGCGCCCTTCCCCGTCGAGTCGCTGGTGCTCTTCCGCAGCCAGCCCTCGCCGGCCGGCTCCCTCTACACGCCGCTGGCGCAGATCGCGCTCGGCGGCGTGGCTTCACCCTGA
- a CDS encoding competence/damage-inducible protein A, whose translation MKAEILTIGDELLRGEIVDTNTAFLAERLLRIDVETRFHTTVLDDRADIRAAFVRAVARADIVLVSGGLGPTRDDLTIEVLAEAFGRRLVLHEASLAALHAFFARFGREMTANNEKQAWFPEGAEVLENPIGTAPGCLLEASPGGALLFCMPGVPRELYQMMDEQVLPRIAARRRVTGYARGALLRTFGIGESTLDERLRDVALPPGVELGFRTQFPDNHVRPVARAATPEEADARLCAALAALRERLGSLVYGEGEDALEVVLGRLLAAHGRTLATAESCTGGMIAELLTAVPGSSAYLRGGVVAYADAAKTALLGVPEALLAEHGAVSEPVARAMAEGARARFGADYAVATTGIAGPTGGTKEKPVGLVFVALADAAGTESRELFFAFGRERNRRLAAQVAMDWVRRRLLGEPLDLPRLAGPSGAPRAMPGTRA comes from the coding sequence ATGAAGGCGGAGATCCTGACCATCGGCGACGAGCTGCTGCGCGGCGAGATCGTGGACACCAACACCGCGTTCCTGGCCGAGCGGCTGCTGCGGATCGACGTCGAGACGCGCTTCCACACGACGGTCCTCGACGACCGCGCCGACATCCGCGCGGCGTTCGTGCGCGCGGTGGCGCGTGCGGACATCGTGCTCGTGTCGGGTGGGCTCGGGCCGACCCGCGACGACCTCACGATCGAGGTGCTGGCCGAGGCCTTCGGTCGAAGGCTCGTGCTGCACGAGGCCTCGCTCGCGGCGTTGCACGCCTTCTTCGCCCGCTTCGGCCGCGAGATGACGGCGAACAACGAGAAGCAGGCCTGGTTCCCGGAAGGCGCCGAGGTGCTCGAGAACCCGATCGGCACCGCCCCGGGCTGCCTGCTCGAGGCGTCCCCGGGCGGCGCGCTGCTCTTCTGCATGCCCGGCGTCCCGCGCGAGCTCTACCAGATGATGGACGAGCAGGTGCTGCCGCGGATCGCGGCCCGGCGGCGCGTCACGGGCTATGCGCGCGGCGCCCTGCTGCGCACCTTCGGGATCGGCGAGTCCACCCTCGACGAGCGGCTGCGGGACGTGGCGCTCCCGCCGGGCGTCGAGCTCGGCTTCCGCACCCAGTTCCCGGACAACCACGTGCGGCCGGTGGCGCGGGCGGCGACGCCGGAGGAGGCCGACGCCAGGCTGTGCGCCGCGCTCGCAGCGCTCCGCGAACGGCTCGGGTCGCTGGTCTACGGCGAGGGCGAGGACGCGCTCGAGGTCGTGCTCGGGCGCCTGCTCGCCGCGCACGGCCGCACGCTCGCGACGGCGGAGTCCTGCACCGGCGGGATGATCGCCGAGCTGCTGACGGCGGTGCCGGGCTCCTCGGCCTACCTGCGCGGCGGTGTCGTGGCCTACGCCGACGCCGCGAAGACGGCGCTGCTCGGCGTACCGGAGGCGCTCCTCGCCGAGCACGGAGCGGTGTCGGAGCCGGTGGCGCGGGCGATGGCGGAGGGCGCGCGGGCGCGCTTCGGAGCCGACTACGCGGTCGCCACCACCGGCATCGCCGGGCCGACCGGCGGAACGAAGGAAAAGCCGGTGGGGCTGGTCTTCGTCGCGCTCGCGGACGCCGCGGGCACCGAGTCGCGCGAGCTCTTCTTCGCCTTCGGCCGCGAGCGCAACCGCCGGCTCGCGGCGCAGGTGGCGATGGACTGGGTGCGGCGGCGGCTGCTCGGCGAGCCGCTCGACCTGCCGCGGCTGGCAGGCCCGAGCGGAGCTCCGCGGGCGATGCCGGGGACGAGGGCCTGA
- a CDS encoding phosphatidylglycerophosphatase A encodes MASGAGAGYAPVAPGTAGSAVGVLLFWPLASLGLPLFAATLAGAIALGIWAADLAERAYGRKDDGRIVIDEVAGQLLTLLPLVPAGRARSLGWLVTGFVAFRVLDVWKPGPVRWVQDHLRGGAGVVLDDVLAGAIGAAGLAAGLAAALAFRG; translated from the coding sequence GTGGCCAGTGGCGCGGGGGCCGGCTATGCGCCCGTCGCGCCCGGTACGGCGGGCTCGGCGGTCGGCGTGCTGCTCTTCTGGCCGCTGGCGTCGCTCGGCCTCCCGCTCTTCGCGGCCACCCTGGCCGGGGCGATCGCGCTCGGCATCTGGGCGGCGGACCTGGCCGAGCGGGCCTACGGGCGCAAGGACGACGGCCGGATCGTGATCGACGAGGTGGCGGGGCAGCTCCTGACCCTGCTGCCACTCGTCCCGGCCGGCCGCGCGCGGAGCCTGGGCTGGCTCGTGACCGGATTCGTCGCATTCCGGGTGTTGGATGTGTGGAAGCCGGGGCCCGTGCGCTGGGTCCAGGACCACCTGCGGGGCGGCGCCGGCGTGGTGCTCGACGACGTGCTGGCCGGGGCGATCGGCGCGGCGGGACTGGCGGCGGGGTTGGCGGCGGCCCTGGCGTTCCGGGGATGA
- a CDS encoding HEAT repeat domain-containing protein: MQAERKHGELGAGGRTPADVSTLMVELGRAFKGWSFYPPEHPARAELLDRTCRAWQGDLRRNGPLALEVRRGAFWLPGGDAPISSRSDDTARQLQLRAVRRVVFDGALDVPTLTGFLDLLVDDADALQANGGFEEAFYAAAPRQGIQINDADWRAILEEQRAEALEQEAASALPEFLAGDEVEEDADLDPLLPVEFGATRAPAADAEEPEHTQPVRPLDTAAARAHELEAMLSQLEECEDDQGYRELARHVASLAQRMVEAGELDGAFRALVQLANHAGDDAKRSFAQRESAGGFLGQLARGSVLEHLIDRALDGAAESSLEATAALRELGARAAPVVLDRLERESDPERRGRLAGVIIAMGEEAVPALFEALLQGSKRRMRVAVRLAGETQNPRLVACLREVLLSGESEVAREAARALVRVGDVGSLEVLAEALHSLRPEVTALAAYSLGSTGRVLAIAPLQEALGRALDQNELAFAREIVRGLGRLGRAEAAPVLAAVLERGGFFGRRKLRDVQLAAISALGQLPGPEAETALARAARSRDSKLRQAAQASAASAQRAGGERSRSGRVRAGA, from the coding sequence GTGCAGGCGGAACGCAAGCACGGGGAGCTCGGCGCCGGCGGGCGCACGCCGGCCGACGTCTCGACCCTGATGGTCGAGCTCGGGCGCGCGTTCAAGGGCTGGTCGTTCTACCCGCCCGAGCACCCGGCCCGCGCGGAGCTGCTCGACCGCACCTGCCGCGCCTGGCAGGGCGATCTGCGCCGCAACGGCCCGCTCGCGCTCGAGGTCCGCCGCGGCGCCTTCTGGCTGCCCGGTGGCGACGCGCCGATCTCGAGCCGCAGCGACGACACCGCCCGCCAGCTCCAGCTCCGCGCCGTGCGCCGGGTCGTCTTCGACGGTGCCCTCGACGTGCCGACGCTCACCGGCTTCCTGGACCTCCTGGTCGACGACGCCGATGCCCTGCAGGCAAACGGCGGCTTCGAGGAGGCCTTCTACGCGGCGGCTCCCCGGCAGGGCATCCAGATCAACGACGCGGACTGGCGGGCGATCCTGGAGGAGCAGCGCGCCGAAGCCCTCGAGCAGGAGGCGGCCTCCGCGCTCCCCGAGTTCCTGGCAGGCGACGAGGTGGAGGAGGACGCCGACCTCGACCCGCTGCTCCCGGTCGAGTTCGGAGCGACGCGTGCGCCGGCGGCGGACGCGGAGGAGCCCGAGCACACCCAGCCGGTCCGGCCGCTCGACACCGCCGCCGCCCGGGCGCACGAGCTCGAGGCGATGCTCTCGCAGCTCGAGGAGTGCGAGGACGACCAGGGCTACCGCGAGCTGGCGCGCCACGTGGCGTCTCTCGCCCAGCGCATGGTCGAGGCGGGAGAGCTCGACGGTGCCTTCCGCGCGCTCGTGCAGCTCGCCAACCACGCCGGCGACGACGCGAAGCGGAGCTTCGCGCAGCGCGAGAGCGCGGGAGGCTTCCTGGGCCAGCTTGCACGCGGCTCGGTGCTCGAGCACCTGATCGACCGCGCGCTGGACGGCGCCGCCGAGTCGAGCCTCGAGGCGACCGCCGCCCTGCGCGAGCTCGGTGCGCGGGCGGCGCCGGTCGTGCTCGACCGGCTCGAGCGCGAGAGCGATCCCGAGCGCCGCGGGCGGCTCGCGGGCGTGATCATCGCGATGGGTGAGGAGGCCGTGCCCGCGCTCTTCGAGGCGCTCCTGCAGGGCAGCAAGCGCCGCATGCGGGTCGCCGTGCGGCTGGCCGGCGAGACGCAGAACCCGCGTCTGGTCGCCTGCCTGCGTGAAGTGCTGCTCTCCGGCGAGAGCGAGGTGGCGCGCGAGGCGGCGCGCGCGCTGGTGCGGGTCGGCGACGTCGGCTCGCTCGAGGTGCTGGCCGAGGCGCTCCACAGCCTGCGGCCCGAGGTGACCGCTCTCGCCGCCTACTCGCTCGGCTCGACCGGCCGGGTCCTCGCGATCGCCCCGCTCCAGGAGGCGCTCGGGCGGGCGCTCGACCAGAACGAGCTCGCGTTCGCGCGAGAGATCGTGCGCGGGCTCGGCCGGCTCGGTCGCGCCGAGGCCGCGCCGGTGCTGGCCGCCGTGCTCGAGCGCGGCGGCTTCTTCGGGCGGCGCAAGCTGCGCGACGTGCAGCTCGCGGCGATCAGCGCGCTCGGCCAGCTCCCGGGCCCCGAGGCGGAGACGGCGCTCGCCCGCGCCGCCCGCAGCCGCGACTCGAAGCTCCGGCAGGCGGCGCAAGCGAGCGCAGCGAGCGCGCAGCGAGCCGGAGGCGAGCGAAGTCGATCAGGCCGCGTCCGGGCTGGCGCCTGA
- a CDS encoding VOC family protein, with product MAGETPRFDWYELMTSDQDAAEAFYRAVVGWRTADAGQPGMRYTILFAGDRGIGGVMAMPAEAACAGARPAWLGYVGVPDTDAAAKRIVEAGGAIHSAPADIPGVGRFAVVADPGGARFQLLTPLPRPDVPPAADPGTPGHVGWHELSSSIGQEAAFRFYSGQFGWETSELMDMGPMGQYRIVAVDGVPMGAMMDKPPQVPASAWGFYVVVDGIEAAIARIRAHGGQVLMGPHEVPGGQWIVQAVDPQGAPFALVSATR from the coding sequence ATGGCCGGCGAGACGCCCCGGTTCGACTGGTACGAGCTGATGACGAGCGATCAGGACGCAGCCGAGGCCTTCTACCGGGCCGTGGTCGGCTGGCGAACGGCCGACGCCGGCCAGCCCGGCATGCGGTACACGATCCTGTTCGCGGGCGACCGCGGCATCGGCGGCGTGATGGCGATGCCCGCCGAGGCCGCCTGCGCCGGGGCGCGCCCCGCGTGGCTCGGCTACGTGGGCGTTCCCGACACCGATGCGGCCGCCAAGCGCATCGTCGAGGCGGGCGGTGCGATCCACAGCGCACCGGCCGACATCCCCGGCGTCGGCCGCTTCGCCGTCGTGGCCGACCCGGGCGGAGCCCGGTTCCAGCTCCTGACGCCGCTCCCGCGCCCGGACGTGCCGCCGGCGGCGGACCCCGGGACGCCCGGGCACGTCGGCTGGCACGAGCTCTCCTCGAGCATCGGCCAGGAGGCCGCCTTCCGGTTCTACTCGGGCCAGTTCGGCTGGGAGACCAGCGAGCTCATGGACATGGGTCCGATGGGGCAGTACCGGATCGTCGCCGTCGACGGGGTGCCGATGGGCGCCATGATGGACAAGCCGCCGCAGGTGCCGGCCTCGGCCTGGGGCTTCTACGTCGTGGTGGACGGCATCGAGGCCGCCATCGCCCGGATCCGGGCGCACGGGGGCCAGGTGCTCATGGGCCCTCACGAGGTCCCGGGCGGCCAGTGGATCGTCCAGGCCGTGGATCCGCAGGGGGCCCCCTTCGCGCTCGTCTCGGCGACCCGCTGA
- the ruvX gene encoding Holliday junction resolvase RuvX has translation MRLLGLDLGGKRIGLAVSDEEARIAFPAGFMERKGRRRDLAALCALVRERGIGGAVVGLPLHMDGRRGPEAEAAEVFARELSAAAAIPVELLDERWTSVAAERALQETGRRVAQRRGRGEVDAIAATLLLSSYLERRRREGEAR, from the coding sequence ATGCGACTCCTCGGCCTCGACCTCGGCGGGAAGCGGATCGGGCTCGCCGTCTCGGACGAGGAGGCCAGGATCGCGTTCCCCGCGGGTTTCATGGAGCGGAAGGGGAGGCGGCGCGATCTTGCCGCGTTGTGCGCGCTCGTGCGCGAGCGTGGGATCGGAGGGGCCGTGGTCGGGCTCCCGCTCCACATGGACGGGCGGCGCGGGCCGGAGGCGGAGGCCGCCGAGGTCTTCGCGCGCGAGCTGTCCGCAGCGGCCGCGATCCCGGTCGAGCTGCTCGACGAGCGCTGGACGTCGGTCGCCGCCGAGCGCGCGCTCCAGGAGACCGGCCGGCGCGTCGCCCAGCGGCGCGGCCGTGGCGAGGTGGATGCGATCGCGGCGACCTTGCTGCTCTCGAGCTACCTCGAGCGACGCCGCCGCGAGGGGGAGGCGCGGTGA
- the mltG gene encoding endolytic transglycosylase MltG: MSAPPAVTRRSGRLLLRAFGALLVLGAVVAASGIWAVIHALGPAAAAAPPVRFDVPPGATLRSVAEQLEARGVIRSALALRGLARWQGSAGRLHAGEYELSPGWGTARVLEQMVEGRVVTYPLTLPEGIDAGGIALRVEQAGLAPAAAFLAVVRDPAAAAAFGVEGPTLEGYLFPETYHLPHGLPARQVAKVLVDQFLRVWREIEPQARARGLSMREVVTLASIVEKETGAGGERPLVASVFLNRLARGMRLESDPTTIYGIPDFDGNLKRSHLEDEANAWNTYRIAGLPPTPIASPGEASLRAVVEPAETDYLFFVSRNDGSHVFASSFAEHVQNVNRFQRSRRRP; encoded by the coding sequence GTGAGCGCGCCGCCCGCCGTGACGCGCCGGAGTGGACGGCTCCTGCTGCGCGCCTTCGGCGCCCTGCTCGTGCTGGGCGCGGTCGTGGCGGCGAGCGGGATCTGGGCCGTGATCCACGCGCTCGGCCCGGCGGCCGCAGCCGCGCCGCCGGTCCGCTTCGACGTGCCCCCGGGAGCGACGCTCCGCAGCGTCGCCGAGCAGCTCGAGGCGCGCGGCGTGATCCGCAGCGCGCTCGCCCTGCGTGGGCTCGCGCGCTGGCAGGGCAGCGCCGGTCGGCTCCACGCCGGCGAGTACGAGCTCTCGCCCGGCTGGGGCACGGCGCGCGTGCTCGAGCAGATGGTCGAGGGCCGCGTCGTCACCTATCCGCTCACGCTGCCCGAGGGCATCGACGCGGGCGGGATCGCGCTGCGCGTCGAGCAGGCGGGGCTCGCTCCCGCGGCCGCCTTCCTGGCAGTGGTGCGCGACCCGGCGGCGGCCGCCGCGTTCGGCGTCGAGGGCCCGACGCTCGAGGGCTACCTGTTCCCCGAGACCTACCACCTGCCGCACGGGCTCCCGGCGCGCCAGGTCGCCAAGGTGCTGGTCGACCAGTTCCTGCGCGTGTGGCGCGAGATCGAGCCCCAGGCGCGCGCCCGCGGCCTGTCGATGCGCGAGGTGGTGACGCTGGCGTCGATCGTCGAGAAGGAGACGGGCGCCGGTGGCGAGCGGCCGCTCGTGGCGTCGGTGTTCCTGAACCGGCTCGCGCGCGGGATGCGCCTCGAGTCGGACCCGACCACCATCTACGGGATCCCGGACTTCGACGGCAACCTGAAGCGGAGCCACCTCGAGGACGAGGCCAACGCCTGGAACACCTACCGGATCGCGGGGCTTCCGCCGACACCGATCGCGAGCCCGGGCGAAGCCTCGCTGCGCGCGGTGGTGGAGCCCGCCGAGACCGACTACCTGTTCTTCGTCTCGCGCAACGACGGCTCGCACGTCTTCGCGTCGAGCTTCGCCGAGCACGTCCAGAACGTGAACCGCTTCCAGAGGAGCCGCCGCCGCCCATGA
- a CDS encoding SCP2 sterol-binding domain-containing protein — MSQPQTPPAPESFFAERFPAQMNRQLAEQQDAAAAAQRALEGMRAVAATLRFDVRGTGGGTWYVNFAEGRAAAGATPAHPPFLSIVLDRADFEPLWREAGDNVLGFLGGVSGMGAPIKLTRSRVEAIGAVKGALLFELTGEGGFRLVAHLGAAPPAEDAPPATTIRVDAQAYRELRSGALQPQDAFLAGKIQIEGDMQLAMQLALAVLSPD, encoded by the coding sequence ATGAGCCAGCCGCAGACGCCGCCCGCGCCCGAGAGCTTCTTCGCCGAGCGCTTCCCCGCCCAGATGAACCGCCAGCTCGCCGAGCAGCAGGACGCCGCCGCGGCCGCCCAGCGCGCGCTCGAGGGCATGCGCGCCGTCGCGGCGACGCTGCGCTTCGACGTGCGCGGCACGGGCGGCGGCACCTGGTACGTGAACTTCGCGGAGGGCCGGGCCGCCGCCGGCGCCACGCCCGCGCACCCGCCCTTCCTCTCGATCGTGCTCGACCGCGCCGACTTCGAGCCGCTCTGGCGCGAGGCCGGCGACAACGTGCTCGGCTTCCTAGGCGGCGTCTCCGGCATGGGCGCGCCGATCAAGCTGACGCGAAGTCGTGTCGAGGCGATCGGGGCCGTGAAGGGCGCACTGCTCTTCGAGCTGACCGGCGAGGGCGGCTTCCGGCTCGTGGCCCACCTCGGCGCCGCCCCGCCGGCCGAGGACGCGCCGCCGGCCACGACGATCCGGGTCGACGCGCAGGCCTACCGCGAGCTGCGCAGCGGCGCGCTCCAGCCGCAGGACGCCTTCCTGGCCGGCAAGATCCAGATCGAGGGCGACATGCAGCTCGCGATGCAGCTCGCGCTCGCGGTGCTCTCGCCGGACTGA
- the aqpZ gene encoding aquaporin Z: MGNKIAAEFLGTFWLVFGGCGSAVVSAAFPELGIGFLGVALAFGLTVLTMAYAIGHVSGCHLNPAVSVGLAAGGRFPGSELPGYVVAQVLGAIAASAVLYLIASGKEGFDLAAGFASNGYGEHSPGGYPLLSAFVAELVLTFFFLLIILGSTHGRAPAGFAPIAIGFGLTLIHLISIPITNTSVNPARSTGPALFVGGWALGQLWLFWVAPIVGAALAGVVSRAVIGEHEPPVTGRP, from the coding sequence ATGGGCAACAAGATCGCGGCGGAGTTCCTGGGCACCTTCTGGCTGGTCTTCGGAGGCTGCGGCAGCGCCGTGGTGTCGGCGGCGTTCCCCGAGCTCGGGATCGGCTTCCTCGGCGTGGCGCTCGCCTTCGGCCTCACGGTCCTGACGATGGCCTACGCGATCGGCCACGTGTCGGGCTGTCACCTGAACCCGGCCGTGTCGGTGGGGCTCGCGGCCGGCGGGCGCTTCCCCGGCTCCGAGCTGCCCGGCTACGTGGTCGCCCAGGTGCTCGGTGCGATCGCGGCGTCGGCGGTCCTCTACCTGATCGCGAGCGGCAAGGAGGGCTTCGACCTCGCCGCCGGCTTCGCCTCCAATGGCTACGGCGAGCACTCGCCGGGCGGCTACCCGCTGCTCTCGGCCTTCGTCGCCGAGCTCGTGCTCACCTTCTTCTTCCTGCTGATCATCCTCGGCTCGACGCACGGGCGGGCGCCGGCCGGCTTCGCCCCGATCGCGATCGGTTTCGGCCTCACGCTGATCCACCTGATCTCGATCCCGATCACCAACACCTCGGTGAACCCGGCGCGCAGCACGGGCCCGGCGCTCTTCGTCGGAGGCTGGGCGCTCGGGCAGCTCTGGCTGTTCTGGGTGGCGCCGATCGTGGGCGCCGCGCTGGCGGGCGTGGTGTCGCGCGCGGTGATCGGCGAGCACGAGCCGCCGGTGACGGGCCGGCCCTGA
- a CDS encoding DUF2092 domain-containing protein: protein MSTRWRSEIGVAAAGGLMLAALLAGAPGARGQEPAPAPAPAPEAAAAEPEEPLIDPEAVEPVQRMVATLTGAKQLSFTVEQSYDVIQADGEAIEFGSRSEQTIRRPDRMRVERWDRTGRHLQAFYDGRAVTVYDDGPNVYASAERSGTLDQLTDFLRDDVGLRLPLADLFGEDLAQVLVDNVIAARHVDVQTVEDRPCDHVALRTREGVGIQLWIRQGDPAVPERIVINFELARGRPQFRASFTDWNLSPRTPDRLFAFEAPRGATRVPFVLPERGAAASAAQEGGQ from the coding sequence TTGTCGACACGATGGCGATCGGAGATCGGAGTCGCGGCAGCGGGCGGGCTGATGCTGGCCGCCCTCCTGGCCGGCGCGCCGGGGGCGCGCGGCCAGGAGCCGGCGCCTGCGCCGGCACCCGCGCCGGAGGCGGCGGCGGCCGAGCCGGAGGAGCCGCTCATCGACCCGGAGGCGGTCGAGCCGGTCCAGCGGATGGTGGCCACGCTCACGGGCGCGAAGCAGCTCTCGTTCACCGTCGAGCAGTCCTACGACGTGATCCAGGCCGACGGCGAGGCGATCGAGTTCGGCTCGCGCTCGGAGCAGACGATCCGCCGTCCCGACCGCATGCGCGTCGAGCGCTGGGACCGCACCGGCCGGCACCTGCAGGCCTTCTACGACGGCCGGGCGGTCACGGTCTACGACGACGGCCCGAACGTCTACGCGAGCGCCGAGCGCAGCGGTACGCTCGACCAGCTCACCGACTTCCTGCGTGACGACGTCGGCCTGCGCCTGCCGCTCGCAGACCTGTTCGGCGAGGACCTGGCCCAGGTGCTCGTCGACAACGTGATCGCCGCCCGCCACGTCGACGTGCAGACGGTCGAGGACCGTCCCTGCGACCACGTGGCGCTGCGCACCCGCGAAGGCGTCGGCATCCAGCTCTGGATCCGCCAGGGCGATCCGGCCGTCCCCGAGCGGATCGTCATCAACTTCGAGCTCGCGCGCGGCCGCCCGCAGTTCCGGGCCTCGTTCACCGACTGGAACCTCTCCCCGCGAACGCCCGACCGGCTCTTCGCCTTCGAGGCTCCCCGGGGAGCGACGCGCGTCCCGTTCGTGCTGCCGGAGCGAGGCGCGGCGGCCAGTGCGGCGCAGGAGGGCGGACAGTGA